A segment of the Candidatus Pelagisphaera phototrophica genome:
CGTATCTCGCGCCGATAATGGACACCTACTTGGACGCAGTTCAATCTGTGTTGTCAGAAAGAAATCTGAGGATCATGACCAGTGCAGGTGGACTTGTTTCACGAACCTACTATCGTCCAAAAGATAGTTTGTTGAGCGGCCCAGCGGGAGGAGTAGTCGGGTCGTCAAGCGTCGGAAAGCGGGCCGGGATCGAACGGGGAATAGCGTTCGACATGGGGGGAACGAGCACCGATGTATCCCGTTTCGAAGGACGACTTGACTACCAGTTTGAACAGGTGATCGGGGGAGCAAAAGTATTCGCCCCATCCTTGCGGATTAAAACAGTGGCGGCGGGAGGAGGTTCGTGCTGCTGGTTTGATGGATCTGCCTTGAGAGTTGGGCCTGAAAGCGCAGGTGCTTGGCCAGGACCCGCCTGTTATGGAGCCGGTGGCGGGCTTACTTTAACGGATGTAAATCTTCTTTTGGGGCGAATAGATGCGTCCGAATTTGGGATACCGATTTTTCCAGAAGCAGCATCGGAGGCTGTGGATAGATTGGTAGACGAAGTTCAGGCACGTTCAGAGATGCCAGTAGCTGATTCAGACCTCCTGCAAGGATTGCTCGACATTGCTAATGAGCATATGGCTGATGCGATAAGGAGCATTTCGATTAGAGAAGGGTACGATCCGTCGGAGTATGCTTTGGTTGCATTTGGTGGGGCAGGTGGACTGCATGCTTGCGCAATAGCCGATATTCTAGAGATGGATTCGGTGCTTTTCCCTTTGGACGCTGGATTATTGAGTTCTTATGGTTTGCAGCAAGCGAGTGCGGAGACGTTCAAAGAGCGCCAGATCCTTCGTCCGCTAAAAGATTGCAAAGATGAGATAGAAGAGTGGAAGTGCTTGCTAAAGGAGTCCGCTTACGAAGCCCTTGTTTTGGATGGAGAGCTTCGAGAGAATTTAGAGATTAGAGCTAGCCAAGTTGAGATCCGGTTCCTTGGCCAGGAGTCTGGACTATTGATTGACCTTGTCTCAGTCGAAAGTTTGGAGACGGACTTTAAATATATCTTCGAGGCCCAGTATGGATTCATACCGGAACAAACGATAGAAGTTGTTTCGATCAAGGTCTCTGTTGGCGTTCGAGACAGAGTTGGAGAAAAAGAGGTGTTTGAGGCTGAAGAGGAATCTGAGATAAAAGCTGAGGGCAGATGTAATAGAGGTTCCCTAACTCCCGGAACTCGAGTTGTCGGGCCCTTAGTGGTACAAGATCGTTTTAGCACGGTATATGTTGACGCGGGTTGGGAGGCGATTGTGGGAAGTCGAGGCAGCCTAAAGTTGAGTAGAGATGAAGGTGCAGCGATTGAGAAAAAATCTAATGTGGAATTTGTGGAACTCGAACTCTATACCAACCGTTTCCTCTCTTTGGTGGAAGAGATGGGAAACTTACTCGAGCGTTCTGCATTTTCCACGAATGTAAAAGAGCGAAAGGATTTTAGCTGTGCTTTATTGGACTCGAATGGCTCTTTAATTGCCAATGCTCCGCACATCCCGGTGCATTTGGGCGCGCTTGGTGTTTGCGTGAGAAACGTTTCTAGAGTTCTCGATTTAAAAACTGGGGACGTAGCGATAACGAACCACCCTGGGTTTGGGGGATCGCACCTACCTGACCTTACTTTGATTGCTCCGGTCTTCACAGAAGAGGATCAATTGATTGGGTATGTGGCTAATCGGGCCCATCATGCTGAGCTAGGGGGAATTAGCCCCGGTTCGATGCCTCCAAATGCTAAGTCTCTTGAGGAGGAGGGGGTTGTATTTGAACCTGCTTTCTTAATTAGAGATGGTAAAGTCGATTGGTTGAGTATCGAAAGAACTCTGACCAGTTGCGCGTATCCAACTCGCCGATTAAGGGAAAACCTCTCGGATCTTGCGGCCCAGTTAGCATCTATTCGATTTGGGGAATCGGAATTAAGAAAAATGGTGGGTTACTATGAATCGGATACGATCCGCCATTATATGGCCTCTCTGAAAAAGCGTGCTGCGGGGGCGTTGCGAAGTGCCTTTGCGGGTTTAACGTTTGAAGAGCAAGCCGCAGAGGAGTATCTGGATAACGATGCCCAGATTGCAGTTAGAATCTGTCAAATAGAAGACAAATTGGTTATAGACTATGCCGGAAGCGCGGAAGAGCAGGTGACAAGTTATAATGCAACTCCTGCGATTGTAAAGAGCGCAACCCTGTATGCGCTACGCTTGTTGGCTAATCAGCCTATTCCTTTGAACGAAGGTTTTATGGATGTTGTGAACATAAATATTCCCGAAGGGATGTTAAGTCCGCGTTTTGACCAAGATCCTGCTTCTTGTCCTCCGGTCGTAGCGGGCAATGTGGAGGTGAGTCAACGCATTGTGGATACATTAATAAAAGCGTTTGGATTGGCAGCGTGTAGTCAAGGTACCATGAACAATCTCATATTTGGCAATCATCACTTTAGCTACTATGAGACTATTGCGGGGGGAGAGGGCGCGACATCCACTGGGCCGGGTGCAGATGGAGTCCATACGCATATGACTAACACGGGGATTACGGACCCGGAGATTCTTGAGTTTAGATTTCCCGTAACGCTAGAAGTGTTTGAGATTAGAGAGAATTCTGGAGGTGGTGGAAGGTACAAAGGAGGCGAGGGTTTACGAAGGCGAATTCGCTTTAGTGAGCCAGTAGTCGTTTCGCTTTTGACCCAGCACCGTATGTATCCACCCTTTGGATTAAAAGGAGGGGGTGTGGGTGCGTTGGGGAGTCAGTGCCAGATTGCTCTTAGTGGTAAAAAAAGGTCTATTGAAGGTAATGGCTCCTTTCCCTTCGAGGCAGGTGAAGCCATTGAAATACTGACTCCAGGAGGCGGAGGATGGGGATCGAAGACGGGCTAAGCATCAGCGCTTTCCAAAAAGCGATTTGAGGCTTTCCAGGTCAGAACTGGTTGGTCGGTCGATGGCACGGTTAGGTTTTGTTGAAGTGGTCGCAGAATTGCTTGGTTTAGACGGGTCTTCCTCAGGGGCCTGCCTCAGTTTTTGCAGAATTCGTTTTTCCGAAACAGGGAAAGCGGTTCCGAGGGATTGGGCAAAAAGTGACAATGCGTATTCCTCGATCGACCATGCGATGTCGCTGTATTGAGAAGATCCTACCTTGGAGGCCGCTAGTTGGTTTCGCAATCTATCTATTTCCCCTTGGCGGGCGGCGTCTCTTTCGGGATCCCGTATTCGGGATTGTAGACGCACAAGTAACGACTGTAGATAAATGGGTAGGCGATTGAGGGCCCAATGAGGGGTTTTTTCAAGGAAGTCGGTTGGAAGAAGTCGATCAATTTCACGATCCAAATCGGTGGGAAGATCTTTCCTGACCTTTAGTTCTTGACGAGTACTTAGGATCTCTTGCAACAGATCAATCAGCTTGTATACGAGACCTCGAGATTGGGATTTCGCGGATTCAATTTTATTCTGAATATCAGCGACAGAGATGGTATTTATATTGTGGGTGCATAGGTGCTTCTTGATATGCGAGTATGCCTGTTCCTTGAGCTTGTCGAGAGGGGCGAATGCGATAGCGGTGGGTCCTAGTTTGGAAAAGTCTTTTAAATCTTCGCGAGTCCAGGCAAGTTCTCTTCGCAGTTCATGTTTAATGAGCTGTTCTATCCCTAATGAATTTGCAGTCTTAGATTCCTCAAATGACTTCAGTAGGGTGAGCTTTATGACATCACCTTGTTGACGCAAAGTGGGATAGGCAAATAGTGGTAGGCCATTGATTTCGCCTATCTTCCTTTTTTCTGGTTGTGATTCCAGATCGTCAACTGATTCGATGGTACGAGACCATTTTCTTAGAGCGGCCTCCCAAAGTGAGTTGTTTCTGTTCGAATTATGATGAGTCGTAGATGATTCGCGAGATCTGATTTTCTCTCGAATGGATTTGGCTGAACGATCTTCCAGGACCGTGTTGCCTTTGCTGTCGTGTACTCGAATTCGCACTCGTAGATGTTCCGGAATACCATCTTCCTTCCAATCGCTATAATACGTTTCGATACCGTATGAAGATCTAAGATGGGAAGACAGGCACTCGCACAGACTTTGCTCATTCGGCACTAGATTCCTAGAAATGTCTTTTGCGGTTTCCGCTAATGGTTGCAACTTTCTCCTCAGATCCTTGGGAAGTCCTTTCAATAGATAGTGAACTTTGGATTCTAAATGACCAGGAACGAGCCAGTCGAGCAGTGGACTGTTTAGGCTATCAGCTTTGGAGTAGGGGATATTGAGTGTAACACCGTCACCTTTTTTGCCCGGCTTGTAGTTATACTCTATTGGCAAAGCAGTGTTCTCAAACTCAACGGATTCGGGGAAAGCAGACAGGTCGATCGTGTCTTCAGTTCGTAGAGTCAAATCGGACTCCGTCATCTCAAGACGGTTCGAACCGTTGATCTTTAGGTAGCCATTGAGATCGCCAATCGAAGCTATATTTTTTAACCGGCTCGAATAGAATTGGAATGCTGCTTCTTCGATACCAATCCAGCTCTGCATTTTAGCGATGGTTTGGGCGTTCTGCATCCGGTTCTTCAATTTTCGATTCACTTCGAGAAAACTGAGGTTCCGAGATATCTCAACATCTTCGTTCAACAAACCTTCACGGATAAAGATCTCTGTTGCTTTAGTGGGATCCACCTTGAGGTAGGATACCGTTTTGCGCTGCAATTCCAAACCATGGATACGAATACTCTCCCGACATACGACTCTTCCTTTGTCGGTCTCAAAGCTGGGCTGGCTATAGCTGTACTTGAGAATATGCTCGCCCATGAGCACGAGCCAGGTCGGATCGATCACCGCGACCGTGCGTGCGTAGAGGCGATTGGTTTCCACGATTTCCCCAGCAAGAATCCACTCTGGTGAGGATACCCTTCCTTCGATTACTTGTTTTTGCTTTTTCGATTTCGCGAATTGGGCCTTTTTGTTAAACAGTCCCGAGCCAGGAAAGATCATGATTTTCCTGTCACCTGTAGATCGATAGAAGTTGGGTTCATCTTTGCGGGCAGGATTTGCGAGGAGACCGGCCGCTAGGCAGTGATGAATGGAGCGATACTCACTGCCGCCATACTCCCTCAATCGTTGTTTCTCATTTTCGTCTTTGTAGTGGGTCGATTGGGATTTGCTTTTATCGGTACGATCAAATTCCCGAATCGCCTGGGCGAGTTGGTCTTTGACATCTCTCCACTCTCGAATTCGCAAATAGGAAATATAGTGCGATCTGCAAAACTTGCGAAGCTTACTCTGTGATATTCTATCGGAGCCTGATTGGAGAGCCTCCCAAATATTGAGAAGCGTCAGAAAGTCTGATTGCTTGTGGATAAATTCGCTTTGAGCGATTCTAGCCTGCTCTTCTTTCCCGAGGGGCCGTTCCCGGGGATCGGGGATTGTGAGCGCAGATGCGATGATAAGAATTTGCTCAAGCACTCCCTCCTTTTCTGCCTGTAGCAACATGCGACCCGCTGTGGGGTCGATTGGAAGCTTTGCCAGCTTGCTTCCCAATTTAGTAAGTCTGTACTCGGAGTCAATGGCACCCAATTCTTCGAGTAGGGCAAAACCGGACCGAATGGCAGCGATGCTCGGAGGATCGATGAAGGGGAATGACTCGATTTCCCCAAGTCGAGAGGCCATCAT
Coding sequences within it:
- a CDS encoding hydantoinase B/oxoprolinase family protein codes for the protein MWQFWIDTGGTFTDCLALSPVRKEHRVKVLSSSEIRVRVVEVLGPNRFRLEIPFDTVDDFFVGYRLQVCGLGTVTGQIVTWSSEDCLLELDVKIPAIEQGALCAIQSLEEPPILGMRLITQTLLGEALPLLELRLATTRGTNALLEGKGARAAFFVTRGFRDLLRIGNQQRPDLFELGIKKREPLHSLVFEVSERLDAKGSIIESLCEEEVRRFAVRCREEGIESVAVALLHSYRNSDHEKRIGEILRMEGINHVSLSHELSAKIKILQRAETSMVDAYLAPIMDTYLDAVQSVLSERNLRIMTSAGGLVSRTYYRPKDSLLSGPAGGVVGSSSVGKRAGIERGIAFDMGGTSTDVSRFEGRLDYQFEQVIGGAKVFAPSLRIKTVAAGGGSCCWFDGSALRVGPESAGAWPGPACYGAGGGLTLTDVNLLLGRIDASEFGIPIFPEAASEAVDRLVDEVQARSEMPVADSDLLQGLLDIANEHMADAIRSISIREGYDPSEYALVAFGGAGGLHACAIADILEMDSVLFPLDAGLLSSYGLQQASAETFKERQILRPLKDCKDEIEEWKCLLKESAYEALVLDGELRENLEIRASQVEIRFLGQESGLLIDLVSVESLETDFKYIFEAQYGFIPEQTIEVVSIKVSVGVRDRVGEKEVFEAEEESEIKAEGRCNRGSLTPGTRVVGPLVVQDRFSTVYVDAGWEAIVGSRGSLKLSRDEGAAIEKKSNVEFVELELYTNRFLSLVEEMGNLLERSAFSTNVKERKDFSCALLDSNGSLIANAPHIPVHLGALGVCVRNVSRVLDLKTGDVAITNHPGFGGSHLPDLTLIAPVFTEEDQLIGYVANRAHHAELGGISPGSMPPNAKSLEEEGVVFEPAFLIRDGKVDWLSIERTLTSCAYPTRRLRENLSDLAAQLASIRFGESELRKMVGYYESDTIRHYMASLKKRAAGALRSAFAGLTFEEQAAEEYLDNDAQIAVRICQIEDKLVIDYAGSAEEQVTSYNATPAIVKSATLYALRLLANQPIPLNEGFMDVVNINIPEGMLSPRFDQDPASCPPVVAGNVEVSQRIVDTLIKAFGLAACSQGTMNNLIFGNHHFSYYETIAGGEGATSTGPGADGVHTHMTNTGITDPEILEFRFPVTLEVFEIRENSGGGGRYKGGEGLRRRIRFSEPVVVSLLTQHRMYPPFGLKGGGVGALGSQCQIALSGKKRSIEGNGSFPFEAGEAIEILTPGGGGWGSKTG
- the hrpA gene encoding ATP-dependent RNA helicase HrpA, which encodes MEERRQPRRKIAKRASWNPSKILYPQDLPISKRRDDIIAAIQKYPAIILSGETGSGKTTQIPKMCIDAGRGRTKRIACTQPRRVAALSIAKRVSEELNVEYGKEVGCKIRFADTTSPQTRIKFMTDGMLLAEIQSDPLMREYDTIIIDEAHERSLNIDFLLGHLNQLRMKRPDLKVIITSATIDTDKFSQSFENAPIIEVSGRVYPVDIIYAPLEELLDDEEEYTFLNGITESVDRIIEEFGHGDILAFLPTEKDIRETKKRLEGRLGNLCSVLPCFGRLSNADQQQIFAQLSRRKIVLATNIAETSLTIPGIRFVIDTGLARISRYNPRARTKRLPIEKVSQSSANQRAGRCGRVQDGICIRLYSETDFLKRSEFSTPEIQRSNLAEVILKMMASRLGEIESFPFIDPPSIAAIRSGFALLEELGAIDSEYRLTKLGSKLAKLPIDPTAGRMLLQAEKEGVLEQILIIASALTIPDPRERPLGKEEQARIAQSEFIHKQSDFLTLLNIWEALQSGSDRISQSKLRKFCRSHYISYLRIREWRDVKDQLAQAIREFDRTDKSKSQSTHYKDENEKQRLREYGGSEYRSIHHCLAAGLLANPARKDEPNFYRSTGDRKIMIFPGSGLFNKKAQFAKSKKQKQVIEGRVSSPEWILAGEIVETNRLYARTVAVIDPTWLVLMGEHILKYSYSQPSFETDKGRVVCRESIRIHGLELQRKTVSYLKVDPTKATEIFIREGLLNEDVEISRNLSFLEVNRKLKNRMQNAQTIAKMQSWIGIEEAAFQFYSSRLKNIASIGDLNGYLKINGSNRLEMTESDLTLRTEDTIDLSAFPESVEFENTALPIEYNYKPGKKGDGVTLNIPYSKADSLNSPLLDWLVPGHLESKVHYLLKGLPKDLRRKLQPLAETAKDISRNLVPNEQSLCECLSSHLRSSYGIETYYSDWKEDGIPEHLRVRIRVHDSKGNTVLEDRSAKSIREKIRSRESSTTHHNSNRNNSLWEAALRKWSRTIESVDDLESQPEKRKIGEINGLPLFAYPTLRQQGDVIKLTLLKSFEESKTANSLGIEQLIKHELRRELAWTREDLKDFSKLGPTAIAFAPLDKLKEQAYSHIKKHLCTHNINTISVADIQNKIESAKSQSRGLVYKLIDLLQEILSTRQELKVRKDLPTDLDREIDRLLPTDFLEKTPHWALNRLPIYLQSLLVRLQSRIRDPERDAARQGEIDRLRNQLAASKVGSSQYSDIAWSIEEYALSLFAQSLGTAFPVSEKRILQKLRQAPEEDPSKPSNSATTSTKPNRAIDRPTSSDLESLKSLFGKR